One genomic segment of Dehalogenimonas alkenigignens includes these proteins:
- a CDS encoding PaaI family thioesterase, with translation MSQENIQRMLQAAAAEPARRVLGIELVEIAEGFARVRLRVKPEFCNFVGTIHGGIIMTLADSAFGYAVNSVKYPTVAAQFNTHFLNPSEPGDELEAECQVIKAGRRAVMAEIRVATSAGKIIARATGTGIPMVEDK, from the coding sequence GTGAGCCAGGAAAACATCCAGCGGATGCTTCAGGCGGCCGCGGCGGAACCGGCCCGGCGGGTGCTGGGAATCGAGCTCGTTGAAATTGCCGAGGGATTCGCCCGGGTGCGGCTGCGTGTCAAGCCCGAATTCTGTAATTTTGTCGGCACGATACACGGCGGAATCATCATGACGCTGGCTGATTCCGCTTTCGGCTACGCGGTTAATTCCGTAAAATATCCGACCGTCGCCGCTCAGTTCAATACCCACTTCCTGAATCCGTCCGAACCAGGCGACGAACTTGAGGCAGAGTGCCAGGTAATCAAAGCCGGCAGGCGCGCCGTGATGGCTGAAATCCGGGTTGCCACCTCGGCTGGAAAGATCATCGCCCGGGCGACGGGTACCGGAATTCCGATGGTTGAAGACAAATAG
- a CDS encoding cobyric acid synthase, producing the protein METNASVNLAKVIMVQGTSSNVGKSVLVAALCRIFKQDGYRVAPFKSQNMALNAFVTPEGGEIGRAQAMQAEASGIAPSIHMNPVLLKPEANSRSQIVLHGKVYQTTSAKDYYQHTSFLLEKVEESLNYLRQKYDIVVIEGAGSPAEINLKPREIANMRIAKLAEAPVLLCGDIDRGGVYAFLVGTLELLDEDERKLVKGFIINKFRGDVSLIKDANDFLEKRTGLPVLGVVPYYRDILLAQEDSVYLDERRNRQSSADLEIAVIRSPRISNYDDFDPLEEDGANLRYVSRPEELGDPDLIIIPGSKTTVPDLLAITQSGVAGAVVRKARAGTPVFGACGGYQMLGRLIHDPDHVESDRDTVEGLGLIEAETTFAREKATTQVKGVITEDRGLLAGLKGEAIYGYEIHMGRTESRHQPFQITLTQDGAADYADGSINESGTVMGSYIHGIFQSHGFRRGLLNNLRRRKGIPERTYDAPLDKEKHYDALADLVRNSLDMKAVYRILEQGAGS; encoded by the coding sequence ATGGAAACGAACGCATCGGTCAACCTCGCCAAAGTCATCATGGTACAGGGTACCTCGTCCAATGTCGGTAAAAGCGTCCTGGTCGCCGCGCTGTGCCGGATCTTCAAACAGGACGGCTACCGAGTGGCTCCATTCAAGTCGCAAAATATGGCGCTGAACGCTTTTGTGACCCCGGAGGGCGGCGAGATCGGCCGCGCCCAGGCGATGCAGGCCGAGGCTTCCGGCATCGCCCCCAGCATACATATGAATCCGGTGCTCCTTAAACCTGAGGCAAACTCAAGGTCACAGATCGTGCTCCACGGCAAGGTCTATCAAACTACCTCAGCCAAGGATTATTACCAGCACACTTCTTTCCTGCTGGAAAAAGTCGAGGAATCCCTGAATTACCTGAGACAAAAATACGATATCGTGGTTATCGAAGGAGCCGGCTCCCCGGCGGAAATCAACCTCAAACCTCGCGAGATAGCCAACATGCGCATCGCCAAGCTGGCTGAGGCCCCGGTGCTGCTGTGCGGCGACATCGACCGCGGCGGCGTCTATGCCTTTCTGGTCGGTACGCTGGAACTTCTCGATGAAGATGAACGCAAACTGGTCAAGGGCTTCATCATCAATAAATTCCGCGGCGATGTCAGCCTGATTAAAGACGCCAATGATTTCCTTGAGAAGCGTACCGGCCTACCGGTCCTGGGAGTGGTGCCTTATTACCGTGACATTTTACTGGCACAGGAGGACTCTGTATATCTCGATGAGCGGCGCAACCGCCAATCCAGCGCCGACCTGGAAATCGCGGTGATACGCAGTCCCCGGATTTCCAATTACGACGACTTCGATCCGCTCGAAGAAGACGGCGCCAATTTGCGTTATGTAAGCCGCCCGGAGGAGTTAGGCGATCCCGATCTGATTATTATCCCGGGTTCAAAAACCACGGTGCCCGATCTGCTGGCGATTACTCAGTCCGGCGTCGCCGGCGCTGTTGTCCGGAAAGCCAGGGCTGGTACGCCGGTCTTCGGCGCTTGCGGCGGCTACCAGATGCTGGGGCGCCTGATTCATGATCCGGACCACGTTGAATCCGACCGGGACACGGTTGAAGGCCTGGGACTGATTGAAGCCGAGACAACCTTTGCCCGTGAAAAGGCTACCACCCAGGTCAAAGGTGTCATCACCGAGGATCGCGGATTGCTGGCCGGCCTCAAGGGAGAGGCAATATACGGGTACGAGATCCATATGGGCCGGACCGAGAGCCGTCACCAGCCGTTTCAAATCACTCTGACCCAGGACGGCGCGGCCGACTATGCGGACGGGAGTATCAACGAAAGCGGCACGGTTATGGGCAGTTATATTCACGGCATTTTCCAGAGTCATGGTTTCCGCCGGGGGCTGCTAAACAATCTGCGGCGGCGCAAAGGAATTCCAGAGCGTACCTACGACGCACCGCTGGATAAAGAGAAACACTATGACGCTCTGGCCGATCTGGTTCGGAATTCGCTGGACATGAAGGCTGTGTACCGGATCTTGGAACAAGGCGCTGGTTCGTGA